Proteins from a genomic interval of Medicago truncatula cultivar Jemalong A17 chromosome 3, MtrunA17r5.0-ANR, whole genome shotgun sequence:
- the LOC11436684 gene encoding 24-methylenesterol C-methyltransferase 2 codes for MDTLSLFCTGALLAGGLYWFVCVLGPAERKGKRATDLSGGSISAEKVQDSYDKYWSFFRRPKEIETAEKVPDFVDTFYNLVTDIYEWGWGQSFHFSPAIPGKSDRDATRLHEEMAVDLIEVKSGDKILDVGCGVGGPMRAIASHSRANVVGITINEYQVNRAKLHNKKAGLDSLCDVVCGNFLKMPFPSNSFDGAYSIEATCHAPNLEEVYAEIFRVLKPGALYVSYEWVTTEKFVAENAEHVEIIQGIERGDALPGLRTYADIAEAAKKVGFEVVKERDLAQPPSHPWWTRLKMGRIAYWRNHIVVTVLSALGIAPKGTVDVHEMLFKTADFLTRGGDSGIFSPMHMILCRKPKEDNSN; via the coding sequence ATGGATACCCTTTCTCTCTTCTGCACCGGAGCTCTCCTCGCCGGCGGCCTCTACTGGTTCGTCTGCGTTCTCGGCCCCGCCGAACGAAAAGGCAAACGCGCCACCGATCTATCCGGCGGTTCAATTTCCGCTGAAAAAGTCCAAGACAGTTACGATAAATACTGGTCTTTCTTCCGCCGCCCAAAAGAGATCGAAACCGCTGAGAAAGTTCCAGATTTCGTCGATACATTTTACAATCTCGTTACCGATATTTACGAATGGGGTTGGGGTCAATCCTTCCATTTTTCACCCGCTATTCCCGGTAAATCTGACCGTGATGCCACTCGCCTCCATGAAGAAATGGCCGTAGATCTAATCGAGGTTAAATCTGGTGATAAAATTCTCGATGTAGGTTGCGGTGTTGGTGGGCCCATGAGAGCTATCGCGTCTCACTCACGCGCTAACGTTGTAGGTATCACGATCAACGAGTATCAAGTGAATCgtgcaaaattacacaacaaaAAAGCTGGTTTAGATTCTCTATGCGATGTTGTTTGTGGTAATTTTCTGAAGATGCCGTTTCCCAGTAACAGCTTCGACGGCGCGTATTCAATTGAAGCCACGTGCCACGCGCCTAATCTCGAAGAAGTTTACGCtgaaatttttagggttttgaaacCTGGTGCTCTTTACGTTTCATATGAATGGGTTACTACTGAGAAATTTGTAGCTGAAAACGCTGAACATGTTGAGATTATTCAAGGGATTGAAAGAGGTGATGCTCTTCCTGGGCTTAGAACCTACGCAGATATAGCTGAAGCGGCTAAGAAGGTTGGGTTTGAGGTTGTTAAGGAACGGGATCTGGCTCAGCCACCGTCTCATCCATGGTGGACCcgtttgaaaatgggtaggatTGCTTATTGGCGTAACCATATTGTGGTAACGGTTCTGTCTGCTTTGGGAATTGCACCTAAAGGAACCGTTGATGTTCATGAGATGCTGTTCAAGACTGCTGACTTTTTGACCAGAGGGGGTGATTCTGGAATTTTCTCTCCTATGCACATGATTCTCTGCAGAAAACCAAAAGAAGATAATTCAAATTAA